The Aspergillus luchuensis IFO 4308 DNA, chromosome 4, nearly complete sequence DNA window ACATGGTCGTGATCTTTAGACAGCTGGCGCACCAGCGGCAAGGCCGATGCGCCGTTACTTTGCGGGACAGGACCAACAGCCATAGTTGCAGGAATGATTCTGAGGGCGATACATGGCGCGGGGTAAGAGGGGACATGGGTCAAATTTATAACAGGCACGGTTCCCAGAGCAGAGAAAAGGTGGGAACAGAACAAGCCCAGTTCTGCAGAGTGAAGGTGGACTGAGCATGAAGAATTGGATCCGAATAACCTCATCCGGCAGCATTAAGCCCATTTCCCAATCGGGTAATTGGAGGCGCCAACCACCAGATCGGGGAAGGCGGATGTGGAATACCCAAAAGGGTAAGTACTGGACCCAACCCCAGAAATTCCATGCGGGGAAGATATGACCTGGACTGGATCCACGCTGGGTCATCCGTGCCTCCAGTTGCCATCTCCATGATGCCCAGGCAAAGGTAGCTTATCTCCGCTGCATCCTATTGCTCGAAGTCAGCAATTGTGTTACTCCCAGCTAACCTAGGGATGCCCAAGATGTTTTCAGCTTAAACCAGACGCACCCCAGGCGTCTTCTCTAACTCCAATGTTCAGATCACACACCCTCCAACATCATGGCCCCTTCTGTCCTTCTATCGAGCCCAGCTCCAACGTCTACCTCAAAGTCATCGCCAACGGAGCAGGTGCAATTGTCGCCTCCATTCCCTAATCCCTCTCTCCAGATCACAGCAGATCACAATCTAAAATTTGTCCCCGCCCCGGTGTATGCGCCTCGGCGAGGTGAGGTCCTACTGCAAATCAAAGCCACTGGCGTCTGTGGGTATGCAAGAATATTGGCTCAATTATATGTGTACACTATTCTCTAACGTGCTCAGGTCCGATATTCATTTCTGGAAAACCGGTCGCATTGGAGAGCTAGTCTTCGAAGGAGATTGCATAATTGGCCATGAAGCAGCGGGTGTGGTGCTAAAGTGTGGAGATGGAGTGACCCATCTCCAGCCTGGTTAGTCATGCTATGCATCATATCTGCAATGGATAACTTATCGGGAGGCACAGGTGACAGAGTCGCCGTCGAACCTGGGGTTCCTTGCGAACAGTGCTTCCTCTGTGATGACGGTCGCTATAACCTTTGCGAAGACGTCCAATTTGCGGGAGTATATCCTTATGCGGGTACCATCCAACGTTACAAGGTCCACCCGGCCAAATGGTTACATAAGTGCGTTTTGGTTCCTGTTGGTTTGAGCTAAGTATGCTAAAATGCCTTTACAGGCTTCCAGACAATATATCCTATCTTGAAGGGGCCCTCCTCGAGCCACTTTCGGTCGTCATGCGCGGAATTCAGGTCGCGCGTCTCCACTTAGGTCGTGGTGTAGTCGTATGTGGTGCTGGGCCTATTGGACTGATCGCCCTCGCAGCTGCTCGGGCATCAGGGGCCCACCCCATAGTCATCACAGATATTGAGCCAAAGCGGCTCGCCTTTGCAAAGGAATTTGCGCCTTGGTGCAACACATACCAGGTTAATCCAGCACTAGATGCAGAAGGCAACGCTAAGGCAATCCGAGCTATTTTTGGTCCGGACGAGTACAACGCGCCAGAAACTGTATTAGAGTGTACTGGTGTTGAGAACAGTGTGTGTACTGCAGCATTTACCGCTCGTCGGGGTGGTACGGTGGTCGTCATTGGCGTGGGAAAGGCAGTAATGAACAACCTGCCATTTATGCATATTTCCCTGGCAGAGGTAAGCCTTTCTCATGCTAAGCTTGAAAATAAGACCACTAACCAAAACAGATTGATTTGCGGTTCATCAACCGATACCGCGATACCTGGCCGCCTGCTATAGCGTGTCTCAGTGGGGGCATACTGGACCTGAAGAGATTGGTGTCGCATGTTTTTCCCCTAGAAAAGGCCGTAGATGCCTTGAATATGTGTGCGGATACCAGAAACGGGAGCATTAAGGTGACcattgtggatgaggttgaaGCAACGCTGTGAATAATTGCAGAATATATGGCAGGGGCAGAGACACATAGAGAAGACTACACGATTTACCTCTTCCAGTCGCGATCCTAGTTGATAGTCTACAAGTAAGCTCTTCGCTATGCCACAACATTGAGCatg harbors:
- a CDS encoding putative alcohol dehydrogenase (COG:Q;~EggNog:ENOG410PJR0;~InterPro:IPR013154,IPR013149,IPR002328,IPR036291, IPR011032,IPR020843;~PFAM:PF00107,PF08240;~go_function: GO:0008270 - zinc ion binding [Evidence IEA];~go_function: GO:0016491 - oxidoreductase activity [Evidence IEA];~go_process: GO:0055114 - oxidation-reduction process [Evidence IEA]); protein product: MAPSVLLSSPAPTSTSKSSPTEQVQLSPPFPNPSLQITADHNLKFVPAPVYAPRRGEVLLQIKATGVCGSDIHFWKTGRIGELVFEGDCIIGHEAAGVVLKCGDGVTHLQPGDRVAVEPGVPCEQCFLCDDGRYNLCEDVQFAGVYPYAGTIQRYKVHPAKWLHKLPDNISYLEGALLEPLSVVMRGIQVARLHLGRGVVVCGAGPIGLIALAAARASGAHPIVITDIEPKRLAFAKEFAPWCNTYQVNPALDAEGNAKAIRAIFGPDEYNAPETVLECTGVENSVCTAAFTARRGGTVVVIGVGKAVMNNLPFMHISLAEIDLRFINRYRDTWPPAIACLSGGILDLKRLVSHVFPLEKAVDALNMCADTRNGSIKVTIVDEVEATL